Proteins encoded in a region of the Syntrophorhabdus sp. genome:
- a CDS encoding MBL fold metallo-hydrolase yields the protein MKLLVLGTGTAIPRIERGSSAYLVTARRVKVLVDVGPAVVRRLLERGYEVDDVDVIILTHFHVDHTADLSTFFFACNYGRVPRRRPLTVIGGKGLARFYRGLCAVYPWIVPKTYDLTMLRLVNDSRKMAGLTVTTAPVNHNPESIAVRIDEKRSVTFSGDTDVSANLVRLADGTDTLVAECAFPERKVKGHLNFAALDRIVRKAEPKRVILTHLYPDWDDWTGVLHAPYLLGEDGMEMEV from the coding sequence ATGAAGCTGCTTGTCCTTGGGACCGGGACGGCTATTCCGAGAATTGAGCGGGGGTCGTCGGCGTATCTCGTGACGGCGCGCAGGGTGAAGGTCCTTGTCGACGTGGGTCCGGCCGTTGTGAGGCGGCTCCTGGAGAGGGGATATGAAGTCGACGACGTGGATGTCATAATCCTCACCCACTTCCACGTGGATCATACGGCGGACCTTTCCACATTCTTTTTTGCCTGCAACTACGGGAGGGTTCCCCGAAGAAGGCCGCTCACGGTCATCGGCGGGAAGGGCCTCGCCCGGTTCTACCGGGGGCTGTGCGCGGTTTATCCCTGGATCGTACCGAAGACCTACGATTTGACCATGCTGAGGCTGGTCAATGATTCCCGGAAGATGGCGGGGCTCACCGTCACGACGGCTCCCGTGAACCACAATCCGGAAAGCATCGCCGTGAGGATCGACGAAAAGAGGTCCGTCACCTTTTCGGGTGACACCGACGTCTCCGCGAACCTTGTCCGGCTGGCCGACGGGACAGATACACTTGTTGCCGAGTGCGCCTTTCCCGAGCGGAAGGTGAAGGGACATTTGAACTTTGCCGCCCTGGACAGGATAGTAAGGAAGGCGGAGCCGAAACGCGTCATTCTCACCCACCTCTATCCCGACTGGGACGACTGGACCGGTGTGCTCCACGCACCGTACCTCCTGGGGGAAGACGGGATGGAGATGGAGGTGTGA
- a CDS encoding lysophospholipid acyltransferase family protein: MIADIAIIFLIKALQLCLMALPESARRGTGRWLGRMGFTLLRRRRNIAISNIRRAFPDLAPGEAKDIALSCFQKLGTNMIELILVPFLPLREVPERFSLEPKDIVETTLGAGRGVIALTFHFANWEIMGITSRLLNQPVVALARPLKKHVRLNTFLNRLRESTGLTIIVNANTAREVMRLLKKNAIIAILGDQREKRSRGVFVDFFGHKVPTSKGTAMIAMKTGCQVVPCYPVRKGFLRYTIMCGQPILMERDGDIDDLIAKNTRKINAFLEDIIRQYPDEWFWVHQRWGRKRPA, encoded by the coding sequence GTGATCGCGGATATCGCAATCATCTTTCTTATCAAGGCACTGCAGCTTTGCCTCATGGCCCTGCCCGAGAGCGCTCGCCGGGGCACCGGTCGATGGCTCGGAAGGATGGGCTTCACCCTGCTGAGGAGACGTCGGAACATTGCCATCTCCAACATACGCAGGGCCTTCCCCGATCTCGCCCCCGGCGAGGCCAAAGACATTGCCCTCTCCTGTTTCCAGAAGCTCGGCACCAACATGATAGAGCTCATTCTCGTCCCCTTTCTCCCTCTCCGCGAGGTCCCGGAGCGGTTCTCCCTCGAGCCGAAGGACATCGTCGAGACAACCCTCGGGGCAGGCCGCGGTGTCATCGCGCTCACCTTCCACTTCGCCAACTGGGAGATCATGGGCATAACCTCCAGGCTCCTCAACCAACCCGTCGTGGCCCTCGCCCGGCCCCTCAAGAAACACGTCCGTCTCAACACCTTTCTCAATCGCCTCCGGGAATCGACGGGCCTGACCATCATCGTCAACGCCAACACCGCGAGGGAGGTCATGCGCCTGCTCAAGAAGAACGCCATCATCGCCATCCTCGGAGATCAGCGCGAAAAGCGGTCCCGCGGGGTCTTCGTCGATTTCTTCGGCCACAAGGTCCCCACATCGAAGGGCACCGCCATGATCGCCATGAAGACCGGCTGCCAGGTCGTCCCCTGCTATCCCGTGCGCAAGGGATTCCTTCGCTACACCATCATGTGCGGCCAGCCCATCCTCATGGAACGCGACGGCGACATCGACGACCTCATCGCGAAGAACACCCGCAAGATCAACGCCTTCCTCGAAGACATCATCCGCCAGTACCCCGACGAATGGTTCTGGGTCCACCAGCGGTGGGGAAGGAAAAGACCCGCTTGA
- a CDS encoding Trm112 family protein, which produces MTISQDLLDILCCPKCKGDLVLTASGDGLTCAACRLLYPIRDGIPVMLIEEALPINGDDPK; this is translated from the coding sequence ATGACCATTAGCCAGGATCTGCTCGATATCCTCTGTTGTCCCAAATGCAAGGGCGACCTTGTCCTGACGGCCTCCGGGGACGGTCTCACATGCGCCGCCTGCCGTCTTCTTTATCCCATCCGGGACGGCATACCCGTGATGCTCATCGAGGAAGCCCTGCCGATCAACGGCGACGATCCGAAATAG
- a CDS encoding 30S ribosomal protein S1, which produces MVETDSGTPKDNSQEDMQALYETSMKSLQEGNVLKGRVINITGDSVIVDVGLKSEGIVSLQEFPPKEGEAQPVSVDDEVEVMVVGREKESGLLRLSKRRVDEIKTWEKIDRSLEDGTPLEGHILNEVKGGFIVDMGINAFLPLSQVDIKPVKNPASFVGRNLKFKVIKSNRRKGSIIVSRRVLLEEERDKKRQEFWKNVKDGQILYGFVRNITDYGAFVDLGGVDGFLHINDVTWGKITHPKEYLRIGDEVKVKIIAIDTEKGRVSIGMKQLKTDPWLKIDEKYPVGSKVKGKVVGIVEYGAFVELEQGLEGLLHVSEMSWDKKFKNPAKLVNKGDNLELVVLKIDLEKKRISLGLKQLAPDPWDDLEVNYPPGSIVKGKVKNFTEFGMFVGIGNGIDGLVHMSELSWSRRKKTFQEQFKKGTTIDAFVLNIDKTQKKFSLSIKRLKEDPWKGVASRYSTGDVIEGHITSITDFGVFVEIEEGIEGLVHVSEMDELQGKQPSEVFTLDDTIQAAILNIDEKDKRIALSTRVLRRKENRVITETREENTGAFSTLGDILEPAMKKNGGDTTD; this is translated from the coding sequence ATGGTGGAGACAGATTCCGGGACACCGAAAGATAACTCACAGGAGGACATGCAGGCCCTGTACGAAACGTCGATGAAAAGCCTGCAGGAAGGCAATGTCCTGAAAGGCAGGGTGATCAACATCACCGGCGATTCGGTCATTGTGGATGTGGGTTTGAAGTCCGAGGGCATAGTCTCCCTCCAGGAATTCCCTCCGAAAGAAGGAGAGGCCCAGCCTGTCAGCGTCGACGACGAAGTGGAAGTGATGGTCGTCGGCAGGGAAAAGGAGTCGGGTCTCCTGAGACTCTCGAAGAGGAGGGTCGACGAGATAAAGACCTGGGAAAAGATCGACAGGTCCCTCGAAGACGGGACACCCCTGGAAGGCCATATCCTGAACGAGGTCAAGGGCGGATTCATCGTCGATATGGGTATCAACGCCTTCCTTCCGCTTTCGCAGGTAGACATCAAACCCGTCAAGAACCCGGCATCCTTCGTGGGAAGGAACCTGAAATTCAAGGTCATCAAGTCCAACCGGAGAAAGGGCAGCATCATCGTTTCGAGGCGTGTGCTCCTCGAAGAGGAACGGGATAAGAAAAGGCAGGAATTCTGGAAGAACGTCAAGGACGGACAGATCCTGTATGGCTTCGTCCGGAACATCACCGACTACGGGGCCTTCGTCGACCTCGGCGGTGTCGACGGTTTTCTCCACATAAACGACGTGACATGGGGAAAGATAACCCATCCCAAGGAATACCTGAGGATCGGGGACGAAGTGAAGGTCAAGATCATAGCCATCGACACCGAGAAAGGACGTGTCTCCATAGGCATGAAGCAGCTCAAGACCGACCCATGGCTGAAGATAGACGAGAAATACCCCGTCGGAAGCAAGGTCAAGGGCAAGGTCGTCGGGATCGTGGAATACGGCGCATTCGTGGAACTGGAGCAGGGACTCGAGGGACTGCTTCACGTCAGCGAGATGAGCTGGGACAAGAAGTTCAAGAACCCCGCGAAGCTCGTCAACAAAGGCGACAACCTGGAACTCGTCGTCCTCAAGATCGACCTCGAGAAGAAACGCATCTCCCTGGGCCTCAAACAGCTGGCCCCTGATCCCTGGGACGATCTCGAGGTGAATTACCCGCCCGGCTCCATCGTGAAAGGCAAGGTCAAGAACTTCACCGAATTCGGCATGTTCGTCGGTATAGGCAACGGCATCGACGGACTCGTGCACATGTCGGAGCTCTCCTGGTCCCGGAGGAAAAAGACGTTCCAGGAGCAGTTCAAGAAGGGCACCACCATAGACGCCTTTGTCCTCAACATCGACAAGACACAGAAAAAGTTCTCCCTCAGCATCAAACGTCTGAAGGAAGATCCCTGGAAAGGGGTGGCGAGCCGCTATTCCACGGGTGATGTCATCGAAGGCCACATAACGAGCATCACCGATTTCGGTGTCTTCGTCGAGATAGAGGAGGGGATCGAAGGCCTCGTCCACGTCTCCGAGATGGACGAACTCCAGGGTAAACAGCCTTCGGAGGTCTTCACCCTCGACGACACCATACAGGCAGCGATCCTCAACATAGACGAAAAGGACAAGAGGATAGCGCTCAGCACCAGGGTGCTTCGCAGGAAAGAGAACCGGGTGATCACGGAGACGCGCGAGGAGAATACAGGTGCTTTCTCAACTCTCGGCGACATTCTTGAACCGGCCATGAAGAAGAATGGCGGCGATACCACGGATTGA